The DNA window GCCTGGGTGACtcttttgttgggatgtgttagctggctttATTTGTTTCCTGTGtgcaattcacctgttttcagagtgttgtccccCCCGGGCGCATTCGCAAATGTCCGATTGTCCCTCATCAATTAGTTTTTGGATGCCTGAGATGGGGAAAGCATGAGGCAAGCTGTCTGTCACGGTGGTTGGGCTGCTTGCGCGCTGCTGAAATACCCGTATGTCTTCCAAGGGTGGGGGCAGGGGCCATGTCGCGCATGCGCACATagctatttttggattttgggattttgAGGGACATGGACTTCGAattgtgttttggttttgttgtctaaacacagcggggaggacCATGTGTTTAGTTGCCAAGTTTCgaggttctgggttttgtagtttcgctgtttttattaaggtagaaatggacagaacaattttttttatatatagattaaacAGCATTTACAGTTTCCATTGTACTAAAAAGGAGCAGAAGACTCTAGATAGTAGATTGTTTAGTCCAATCAAATGATTTACTTATCAACGTTTAGTGTTAAgttgaaaagaaaagtaaagtaaaaAAGGATAGTAATGCTAGAAATAAAAGagagaaaattattttgtttttgatttcctagtatccttttctttctttcttttaatattctttttttaatatatcaCATTTGCACAACTTCGCTTCATTGCACAAATGTGTTATCGCACATCTAAGTGTGTGTTCTATATTGTCACATGATGCACACCAAGGCATAGTgcccgggcccgggctgtggcgcaggcgggagagcaagccagtgcaattaactgcaatgaatcactctgaccaggaggtcatgagttcgagccccgctcggagcctatgtttgtttgtctttgttctatgttaaaaagacattggatgtttgcctatatgtgtaatgtgatcctccctgagtccccttcggggtgagaaagaagggcagaatataaatgctgtaaataaataaataatggtgcgCAAATGGGTCACAATATGCACAAGATGCCAGCCGTGATTCATCTTCTTGTTCCGCTTCCTTTCCAGCCCTCGCACACTCGTTGCACACTTGGGCGAGCACAACACCCTGAGCGAGGAGGGCACCGAGCAGCACATCCAGGTGGAGAAGGCCATCCCGCACCCCCAGTACAACTCCCGCAACATCGACAACGACTTCATGCTCATCAAGCTGGCCCAACCGGTCACATTCAATGCCTTTGTCCAACCCATTGAAATTTCGCCCACCTGCCCAATTGTTGGCACCCAGTGCGTCGTCTCCGGATGGGGCAACCTGCAGACAGCGGGCGGTAAGGCTAGTTCCAAGACCCATCTACACCAACATATATTGCAGTTCGAAACTGTGTTATGtgatcagtgtagacccagcTCCAGCCTGAGAATCTTCTGTGATTAGAGGCACATACGGGTATGATGTAGTGCCTTTCAGGACAAACAATGCATTTCTTCCCTTGCTTTtgcaatcaaattattattattattattgacacaacgacatagtctgacacagcaaacaagatagatatgctggatttcgtatcacaaaatcacaagtcgaacacttcccaagtgtctagggctgtgtgatgtattattattattattattattattattattattattattattattatgacacagcaaacaagatagacatgctggattttgtatcacaaaaccacaagtcgaacacttcccaagtgtctaggactgtgtgatgtattttcggatgatgcatgcagatcccagtagggtggccttttgcagttggcagatcgtaattttgtcaatgtctattgtttccaaatgccggctgagatcttttggcacggcacccaatgtgcccatcaccactgggaccacctgcactggtttctgccagagtctttgaagttcaatcttgagttccttggctgtttggttgtgcatttaagtaaatctgatcttgccaaatagtcactgttgaatgtttttatgttgaatgtttttatattgtggaatgatattttaaattgttagtcgctcggagcactctggtggagagcgactaatcaagaaataaagtgaagtgaagtgaagttcctgatagtggctgagtttttcctgtttttcaccaattcgactgtcacctgggatggtgacatcaataatccaaacccttttctttacCATTTGGCCATTagtcatatttatgccctcactttcaatgatttttcccttcttcaatgccactgtcgaacatttgtccaaaccaaactccatgctgatatccgtgctaaaaattcggacagtgttagtcagagactggatttccgtttccgttttcccatacagcttcaggtcatccatgtacatcagatgtgaaattttgtgagatttcttagatgtttgatatccgagatttgttttttgtaagattgttgacagagggatcatggcaataatgaaaagcagaggggacaatgaatctccctggaaaattcctcttctgatgttgacaagtccatagctttcatttccaacaaacagttcagttttccagtgctccatcatgttttcaatgaaggtgccaatgtttttacaaatcacaatggcgtccaggcacttgatgatccagctgtgtgggagtgagtcaaaggcctttttgtagtcaatccacgtcacgttgttatttattattattattacagtatttctaccccgcccttctcacccaataaggggactccgggcagcttacaaatataaaatacacacataaacaattacaataacatttcaattcaatttaaaattaagttagattaaaacattcataaattacacgtacagtagagtctcacgtatccaagataaacgggccggcagaacattggagaagcaaaaatcttggataataaggaaggattaagaaaaagcctattaaacctatGTTTGAAGCATTATGAACTAGGAGTAAATTGCAAGGATTTATCAAATCTAAGCTTGACTTTGTCTTTGAAATCGTAGCTTGAGCTGAGTCTTTCTTCCTTCCAGTTGAGTATCCGGATGCTTTGCAATGCCTAGATGTGCCCATCCTATCAGAGTCCACCTGCCATGCTGCCTATCCAGGACGCATCACTTCAAACATGTTCTGCGCCGGATACACCGAGGGCGGCAAAGACTCTTGCCAGGTAAGAAGGAACTAGGTGAACTGGGATAAATAgagaccatgtcttttgtggccaggtTTCGTGAGTTTTGAGTCTGTAGTTTCACTGTTTactttaaattagaaatggtcaaaacatttttatctaatctatatatacaaaaatgttctgaccatttctgccttaaagtaaacagtgaaactaaacacccaaaaaccacgaaacttggccacaaaagacatggtcatccccgctgtgtttagacatcaaaaaacccaagaaaaataaagtcctaattagagggaaaggaataattttttcccattgctgccagttagagggctaagctccgcccactttgtctcctagcaactcactcagccatctaatggcgcccagggccgcttcaatcaggtctctttcacactgcctataaaatacagaatatctgatttgaactggattatatggcagtgtagactcaaggcccttccacacagctatattaaccatttataatcttttaaaaaaatatttttattgtgttataagtGATATGTATAATTAAAGCGAGGAAAATATTGATACAGGGATAGTGAAGTagaggtacacacacacacatattattattattattattattattattattattattattattattattattattgtatgacactgcaaagaagatagacatgctggatttcgtatcacagaatcacaagtcgaacacttcccaagtgtctaggactgtgtgatgtattttcggatgatgctgcagatcccagtagggtggccttttgcagttggcagatcgtgattttgtcaatgtctattgttgcacaataataataataataataataataataataataataataataataataataataataattttattatgacacagcaaacaagatagatatgacacagcaaacaagatagatagatagccaatgagtcttaataataataataataataataattattattattattattattattattattattatgactcattggctcacatcagatgtaatggggaggcagtcctctctcagactcagcttagggtcccagagtagctattgttatttatattaatattattattaacaccgaTTGGTATACATCAGCTCTAATGGGAAAGCAACCTTCTGTCAGttcctgcttattgttacgggaccgaaattaaaggaaaacaaaagcaagcacgatgactgtgcagctttcatttttgtctcacctctcgtttcctacaaaaacgttgtcattcattttgtgtacatatatgtagaatagtcaaaacaaaatgacagcacgaaggaatgaaggaaaaaaaattgtgcacatctctatcgtataccacttgagaagattctactcaaagggacctttggctcttctctaaaaggttatgatctcggAAAGGTCAGACTTTTCTAAATCCATGTTGTTTTGCTTTCATTGTAGGGAGACTCCGGGGGGCCATTGGTGTGCAATGGAAAACTGACCGGCGTGGTGTCCTGGGGCATCGGTTGTGCCCAGAAAGGCTACCCTGGCGTGTATGCTCCCGTGTGCAACTACAAAGCCTGGATAGAGGAAGTGCTGGCCAACAACTGAGGTTAACATTGCGGTTCAAATGCACCCCTGTTTTCCCAGAAATATCCCTCTCGTTGGAAAGAAACAAAGCTCGCGCTGAAAATAAATAAGGGGAAAacgtgtgtgtttatgtgttttattgagtGCGTCGCCACTGTAGcatgaatgcagcttggcactgCTTGGACTGCCATGAATGacgactatggaatcctgggagttgaagttttgcaaggtctttccatTTTCTGGGTGACATCTCCATTGCAAAACGAAtgccatttgataccactttcaaaGCTTAAttccctttaacaacacagccgtccaatgctaaggcttccccgtctgcgcagggttccatacttgacactttaacaacacaaccgttcaatgctaaggcttccccgtctgcgcagggttccatacttcgcactttaacaacacaaccgtccaatgctaaggcttcctcatctgagcagggttccatacttgacactttaacaacacaaccgttcaatgctaaggcttccccgtctgcgcagggttccatacttcgcactttaacaacacaaccgttcaatgctaaggcttccccgtctgcgcagggttccatactttgcactttaacaacacaaccgtccaatgctaaggcttcctcatctgagcagggttccatacttgacactttaacaacacaaccgttcaatgctaaggcttccccgtctgcgcagggttccatacttcgcactttaacaacacaaccgttcaatgctaaggcttccccgtctgcgcagggttccatactttgcactttaacaacacaaccgtccaatgctaaggcttcctcatctgagcagggttccatacttgacactttaacaacacaaccgttcaatgctaaggcttccccgtctgcgcagggttccatacttgacactttaacaacacaaccgttcaatgctaaggcttccccgtctgcgcagggttccatacttcgcactttaacaacacaaccgtccaatgctaaggcttcctcatctgagcagggttccatacttgacactttaacaacacaaccgtccaatgctaaggcttccccgtctgcgcagggttccatacttgacactttaacaacacagccgtccaatgctaaggcttccccgtctgcgcagggttccatacttgacactttaacaacacaaccgttcaatgctaaggcttccccgtctgcgcagggttccatacttgacactttaacaacacaaccgttcaatgctaaggcttccccatctgcgcagggttccatacttgacactttaacaacacaactgttcaatgctaaggcttccccgtctgcgcagggttccatacttggcactttaacaacacaaccgtccaatgctaaggcccTTGTAAAATCCAGAGCTTCGGGTAAAGCTGCTCAAAACAAGAAAGAATCAAACATCAACACAGGTGGAACCAAAGCCGTGCTGCTCGAATCCAGTGCCTCAAAACCACAGCGTCCCATCCAGGCAAGGTTGCAAgatgggcaaaccttttttcgAGAAAAAGTGTGCGAGCTTGCAAAGAAATGCCTCTCACCAAGACAGGAAACCATCGTCAAGGTAATTCCAGTAAGAGTGACACGTAGTGCAAGCGTTGGCTGTTTTGCAACTACCTGTGAAGCTGTGTGTCGCAAAATGCAACAAAGGCACAAAGGGAGGGAGGTGGCCGGACGGAGAAAAAACAAAGTGTTTGGCTCATCTGTCTTTCTGGAACCAATGCAGTCTGATCGCCTTTTAACCGacctggctcaatgcaatggaatatgagagatgtagtttgacaaggcttttcgccttctctgacaaaggacACTAGAACCAGGtttccaacataataataataataataataataataataataataataattattattattattctaccccGCCAgcatctcccagcagggactcgggGAACATACAACCCTGTGCTAGTTTGGCAACATCAAATCCCTTGGCATTAATGGGAAACTCACGTGAGAATACTACAGATCCCAAACCAGGAAGGCCGGCAGGTGCAGGGATTTCAAGTCCGCATCACTTAAGACAtaaggtgcatctacgctgtggaatgaatgcagtttgatgcccacCTGAGCGCCACGGCTTCATGCTAtgaatgttgaagtgggaatgattgtatatagagttgtttaaatgtaattgagttatagtgatgcaatgtgaactggagattgcatcacgcactgtctgctgtccactatgccagtgtgtaaagagttaactgtgtattgcatcagacagcagaggtggttataaatagctccctgtgttatctgttctctctctgctctctgcctctctgcactctgtctgtatatatcgtcttgagagttttccgtttgttagtaaaccttttgtagatagccaaataGGCTTCAGCCtcgttattggtgccagtgattcttcgttgatcttccgctgcatgtgtgcttatccaaaccgcgcgctctgacaatgaaaacatgggagttgtagttccacaaggcgTTGACCTTTTTTTCTGCTCAAAGAGTCTCTTTCCCATAGCATGGATCCAGCGTGTTTAAAGTGGtagaaaattgcattcattctacagtatagacgcATCCTtggtggaactacaactcccaagattcattctacagtatagatgcactcctagtggaactacaactcccaagctttattctacaatatagattcaTCCTTAGTGAAATTACTACTCCCAAGATTCATTCCACAGATGTATGcctggtgaaactacaaatcccaagattcattccacagtgtacctgcacccttagtgaaactacaactccaagattcATTCCACTGTACACATATAACCTTagtgaaattacaactcccaatattcattctacattgtaggcACAGCCCtagtggaactacaactcccaacagttattctacagtatagattcaTCCTTAGTGAAATTACACTTCCAaagattcattccacagtgtagatgcatgcctagtgaaattacaaatcccaatattcattccacagtgtacctgcacccttagtgaaactacaactccaagattcATTCCACTGTACACATATAACCTTagtgaaattacaactcccaatattcattctacattgttttacaagaaatcaacggaaaaagcagtctcaactgcgcccccgtaagttttgcgccccaagcgattgcttaatttgcctcattgttggaccggccctgcccaGAGTGTATTGTGAGACTCTCACATCATGACGGAATAGTCTGCCATTTGGGCCACGCTGAACTCGGTCTCCCGCCCGCTGCCCACCGGGCTTGGGGCTATTTGTTGTTGCCGCCGACACTGCCGCCAATCCCGGAACAATCCGGAGAGCTCCTTCCGGAACTTGGCTCCCACGAAAGCGTAAACCAAGGGGTTGAGACAGGAGTGGACGAGGCCCACGCTCTCGGTGAAGAGGAGACCGAAGTCCAGGATCTTCTCCTTGGCGCAATCGCGGCCCACGTGTCCCAGGCGCTGGAGGCTGTCCACCAAGACGAATCCGTGGAAGGGACCCCAGCAGAGGACGAAGAGAAGCAGAATCACGGAAAGGAGCCGCAAGGCCGTCACGCGGAAGAAGAGCTGCCGGAGCTTGACCAACATGCGGACGTAGCAGTAGACCATGACCGCGACCGGGAAGAGGAAGCCAAGGAGGAAGGAGACCAAGCGGAGGGACAACCGCCACGTGTTGGCGTCCCGGGCGTCGAACCCCAAGTGGCACACGACGGCCCCGGCTTGGGAGACGTAGGACACGGTTCGGAAGTGGAGCTCCACGACAGAGAGGGCGATGGAGGCGGCCCACAGCAAGGTGGAGGCCAGCAAGGCTCCATGAGGTGTCCACCGTGGTTGGAGGGAGTGGACAATGGCCAGGTAGCGCTCGAGGGTCACGCAGGCCAAGAGGAAGGCCGTGCTGTAGCTGCTCATGGCGGAGAGGGCCCCCACCAGCTTGCAAAAGGGCTCCCCAAAGGCCCACGACTGGGAGAACTGGGTGGCCCGGAAAGGAAGGACCAGCACCAGGAGCAGGTCGGCCACGGCCAACTGGAAGAGGAAGCGGTCAGCCAGGAGCCACGGGCAGCGGCGGGAGGAGAGGACGGCCAGGACCAAGCCGTTGCCCACCAGGCCCAGCAGGAAGGACACCGAGAAGACGGCCGGGCCGAAGGAGCGGGCAAAGGAGCCCACCTCGCTCTGGGTGCAAGGGAAGGCCCCGGGGTTGATGTCCGGGAGATCCGAAGGGAACTGGGAAGGAGAAAGCGCAAACGGGTCAAGGCGAAATGGAACCGAGACTGCAGTAAAACAAGTCAAATATATATACAGGTagaccatgaagtcatgagttcgaggccagcctgtggcggggtgagcacctgtcaattaaaaaaataaaataaatagcccctgctcattgctgacctagcaacccgaaagatagtttcctctatcaagtaggaaataaggtaccacttataaagtggggaggcaaatttaactaatttactacattggaatgaggaagtgccgtcacagtggatgatgaaacagctgctcccccctgtggccagaatcgaacatcccctcaggagaaggttaaattgcctctgcgtctgtctctgtctcggttctatgtgtataggtaaaggttttcccctgacgttaagtccagtcatgtctgactctgggggttggtgctcatctccatttctaagctgaagagccggcgttgtccgtagacacctccaaggtcatgtggccactggcatgactgcatggagcgccgtcaccttcctgccggagcagaacctatatatatataaatgtaatgtgcataactcccatggagtaaacaacaaaacctctggaccaaatcacaccaaatttggccacaaaagacatagtcacccaatcaatctgcatgcggcagagtgtcagcaaaaatggctaggcgtgtcagtgctgacacgcgtgtcataagttggccatcactgctctagaagATGCCTGGAGAGGACTGTATAGATAGAGACCTaagataaaatgtaataataattataatttactattataattgtatatttatattacatgcaatattactaagaatattacaatacagtataatataatatattgtatgtatatatacttgtaaaccgccctgagtctccttcagggtgagaagggcgggatataaatgtcgctaataaataataataaataaataaaaacacatttaaatgaTTTTTGCCAGAAAGGGAGGACATACCTCAAAATTGATATAATCGAGACCCCAGGAAAAGGTAGTTGTCATCTTTGTCCCCGGACCATTCCTTGCAGGTTATAGGAGGAAAGTCTGCTTTCGGCCACTTTCTCCTTTTTGGCCGCAAATGAGGACACAGAGCAAGGCACTTGTTCCGAATCGGACTCCAAAACCTTGCCTACGATGGAAGGaataggaaaggaagcaaaagggGAAACTGGTGCTTTGTGAAACAGGCCCAAATGGGGAAGTGAAGCGTAATATCAGACAAGGTGTGGGCTCgatttgcattcattctgcagtgcagatgcacccttaataaGATATCTttcaatcatgggagttgtagttggcacTCCTTTGGTAGAGAGGAcccttgctaaactacaactcccatcattccgtaGCAATGAGCTATGGGCTcaatttgcattaattctgcagtgcagatgcacccttaatatGATATCTttcaatcatgggagttgtagttggcacTCCTTTGGTAGAGAGGAcccttgctaaactacaactcccatcattccgtaGCAATGAGCTATGGGCTcaatttgcattaattctgcagtgcagatgcacccttaatatGATATCTttcaatcatgggagttgtagttggcacTCCTTTGGTAGAGAGGAcccttgctaaactacaactcccatcattccgtaGCAATGAGCTGTGGGCTCaatttgcattcattctgcagtgtagatgcacccttaatatgATATCTttcaatcatggaagttgtagttggcACTCCTTTGGCAAAGAGGGCCCTtgctaaactataactcccatcattccttagCAATGAGCTGTGGGCTCgatttgcattaattctgcagtgcagatgcacccttaatatGATATCTttcaatcatgggagttgtagttggcacTCCTTTGGTAGAGAGGAcccttgctaaactacaactcccatcattccgtaGCAATGAGCTGTGGGCTCaatttgcattcattctgcagtgtagatgcacccttaatatgATATCTttcaatcatggaagttgtagttggcACTCCTTTGGCAAAGAGGGCCCTtgctaaactataactcccatcattccttagCAATGAGCTGTGGGCTCgatttgcattaattctgcagtgcagatgcgccCTTAATATGATATCTTtgagtcatgggagttgcagttggcgCTCCTTTGGTAGAGAGGGcccttgctaaactacaactcccatcattccgtaGCAATGAGCTGTGGGCTcaatttgcattaattctgcagtgcagatgcacccttaatatGATATCTttcaatcatgggagttgtagttggcacTCCTTTGGTAGAGAGGAcccttgctaaactacaactcccatcattccgtaGCAATGAGCTGTGGGCTcaatttgcattaattctgcagtgtagatgcacccttaatatgATATCTttcaatcatggaagttgtagttggcACTCCTTTGGCAAAGAGGGCCCTtgctaaactataactcccatcattccttagCAATGAGCTATGGGCTCgatttgcattaattctgcagtgcagatgcacccttaatatGATATCTATcagtcatgggagttgcagttggcgCTCCTTTGGTAGAGAGGGcccttgctaaactacaactcccatcattccgtaGCAATGAGCTATGGGCTCgatttgcattaattctgcagtgcagatgcacccttaatatGATATCTATcagtcatgggagttgcagttggcaCTCCTTTGGCAGAAAGGGCCCTTGCTAAACTTcatctcccatcattccatagcaatgaaccgtgggttcgaactgcattaattctgcagtgcagatgcgccCTTAATATGATAACTTTTGGATGTGACAGATTGAAATCCCAGCAAGTTCCCAGGCTTTCCTTTTAACGCTTGAACCCATGAAGGCAGCCCGTGGGTTGGTTTTGATTTCATTCCAGGACCATTTTatctggatttttatttttatttttattttttaaaaagcatatttacAGCAGAAAATAGGCATAATACAACACATTCTTAACATTGAGCCGTATCAATTCTACACTGGACAACAAGGGTGTCGcactggatgagggtgaaaaaGCTGAAATTAAATCCtggcaagacagaggtcctccaggtcagccgGGTGGCCGATCGGGGCAGTGGGTGGCAACCGGCGCTcggcggcagagttttgtggggaaggagtttccaagctcattcatggctatgatgtgcctagatttgaatggcgactatgttgagaagtggtatttgggtctggctttcacctgcatatggtaaatgttttctcctatacgttttgaggacacaagtggcagagttttgtggggaaggagttgccaagctcattcatcgctatgataagtgcctagatttggatgacaactatgttgagaagtggtatttgggtctggctttcaactgcatatggtaaatgttttctcctatactttgttcatttttacagtagagtctcacttatccaacataaacgggccggcagaacgttggataagcgaatatgttggatagtaaggaaggattaaggaaaagcctattaaacatcaaattaggttatgattttacacattaagcaccaaaacatcatgttattcaacaaattggacagaaaaagtagttcgatatgcagtaatgctatgtagtaattactttatttatgaatttagcaccaaaatatcacgatgtattgaagacattgactacaaaaatgcattggataatccagaatgttggataagtgaaactctactgtactaataaaattacattaattgaggcaccagtaggttgaatgtttttgaatctttacataaaactaatgtaattccaaaacgtaatctactttctggataaccctcgcattaatattgttaatattgttaatattatcaatattgttacagtagagtctcacttatccaacattctggattatccaaaccatctttgtagtcaatgttttcaatatattgtgatattttggtaaatacagtaattactgcatagcattactgtgtattgaactaccttttctgtcaaatttgttgtacaacataatgttttggtgcttaatttgtaaaatcataacctaattagatgtttaataggcttttccttaatccctccttactatccaacatattcgcttatccaacgttcttctggcctgtttacgttggataagcgagactctactgtaatattaatcatacaagagttgtagtccagcattggTAGTCCATCATATTGTTGCTGCTGATGTTGCTGTtgctattgctgttattgttttattgtatgacacagcaaacaagatagatatgctggatttcgtatcacaaaatcacaagtcgaac is part of the Anolis carolinensis isolate JA03-04 unplaced genomic scaffold, rAnoCar3.1.pri scaffold_10, whole genome shotgun sequence genome and encodes:
- the LOC100566266 gene encoding C-X-C chemokine receptor type 3-2, encoding MVYLYIYLTCFTAVSVPFRLDPFALSPSQFPSDLPDINPGAFPCTQSEVGSFARSFGPAVFSVSFLLGLVGNGLVLAVLSSRRCPWLLADRFLFQLAVADLLLVLVLPFRATQFSQSWAFGEPFCKLVGALSAMSSYSTAFLLACVTLERYLAIVHSLQPRWTPHGALLASTLLWAASIALSVVELHFRTVSYVSQAGAVVCHLGFDARDANTWRLSLRLVSFLLGFLFPVAVMVYCYVRMLVKLRQLFFRVTALRLLSVILLLFVLCWGPFHGFVLVDSLQRLGHVGRDCAKEKILDFGLLFTESVGLVHSCLNPLVYAFVGAKFRKELSGLFRDWRQCRRQQQIAPSPVGSGRETEFSVAQMADYSVMM
- the LOC100566067 gene encoding trypsin-3 — protein: MELILFTILFGAAAAAPQRGYEDDDKIIGGYECPPHSQPWQVFLTYGPGYRWCGASLINERWIISAAHCYKNPRTLVAHLGEHNTLSEEGTEQHIQVEKAIPHPQYNSRNIDNDFMLIKLAQPVTFNAFVQPIEISPTCPIVGTQCVVSGWGNLQTAGVEYPDALQCLDVPILSESTCHAAYPGRITSNMFCAGYTEGGKDSCQGDSGGPLVCNGKLTGVVSWGIGCAQKGYPGVYAPVCNYKAWIEEVLANN